From Halodesulfovibrio aestuarii DSM 17919 = ATCC 29578, the proteins below share one genomic window:
- the pilO2 gene encoding type 4b pilus protein PilO2, with translation MHSVKLNGKTYAAGLWWQVLKGSKRRDQLEHIRNQVAEFKDENFNCYVIRKSQFGLGNLKGKIKSPPSLVCALIDRTQDTWLGRFLLEETGGKLVWWVCAIKDGKPLAEGDAIFESQSEADKHLNKLRVISKWENEILTETVAETEEQFKGLLKSAQRLHSLEEKSIPSSVRLIIILLICAGCYMAYTRYEAHKLAEFNRKQQQINAQNAQNRRKQLENSPEQFFPKVWEKAPDVAHVAALCVPAMQGLPLYNRGWALLSSTCDLASVPAQLKTEWNHKSGARFDALPVVFEEAAILDPVTPTRAFSTHALYVKRERPAKNLLTKEEAVGKLYQLTSAAQAHISVVWSPVKTHKESDVIGSPLVFTSPWLHSKWTLSAIPSAAIIDQSLLTSLGELSGIVIAQITYLPQGWTITGELYVQN, from the coding sequence ATGCATAGCGTCAAACTCAACGGAAAAACCTACGCTGCCGGTCTTTGGTGGCAGGTTCTCAAAGGCAGCAAACGGCGAGATCAACTTGAGCACATCCGCAATCAGGTTGCTGAATTCAAAGACGAAAACTTCAACTGCTATGTCATCCGGAAGTCTCAGTTCGGGCTGGGCAACCTGAAGGGAAAAATAAAATCACCCCCTTCTCTTGTCTGCGCTCTGATTGATCGAACTCAAGACACATGGCTTGGCCGCTTTCTTCTTGAAGAAACTGGCGGGAAGCTAGTCTGGTGGGTTTGCGCCATTAAGGACGGGAAGCCGCTCGCTGAAGGTGATGCAATTTTCGAATCACAGAGCGAGGCTGACAAACATCTCAACAAGCTCCGCGTTATTTCCAAGTGGGAAAACGAGATTTTGACCGAGACGGTTGCTGAAACTGAAGAGCAGTTCAAAGGACTCCTCAAGTCAGCGCAACGCCTGCACTCTCTTGAAGAGAAAAGTATTCCCTCTTCAGTTCGGTTGATCATAATTCTGCTGATCTGCGCCGGCTGCTACATGGCATACACCAGATACGAAGCGCACAAACTTGCTGAGTTTAATCGTAAACAACAGCAGATCAACGCGCAGAACGCACAAAACCGACGTAAGCAGCTCGAAAATTCTCCAGAACAATTCTTCCCGAAAGTCTGGGAAAAAGCTCCGGACGTTGCTCACGTCGCAGCACTCTGCGTTCCGGCTATGCAAGGCTTGCCACTCTACAATCGCGGGTGGGCACTGTTAAGCAGCACATGCGATCTCGCTTCTGTTCCGGCTCAGCTAAAAACAGAATGGAACCATAAATCCGGTGCGCGATTTGATGCACTGCCTGTTGTGTTTGAAGAAGCGGCCATTCTCGATCCGGTCACACCGACTAGAGCATTCTCTACACACGCCCTCTATGTAAAGCGCGAGCGCCCTGCAAAAAACCTTCTCACCAAAGAAGAGGCTGTAGGCAAACTCTATCAGCTCACATCCGCTGCACAGGCACATATCAGCGTGGTTTGGTCTCCGGTCAAAACGCACAAAGAGAGTGATGTCATTGGTTCTCCTCTGGTCTTCACTTCTCCGTGGCTTCACAGCAAATGGACACTCTCCGCCATACCAAGTGCAGCAATCATCGATCAATCCCTTCTCACTTCATTGGGCGAGCTTTCTGGCATCGTAATCGCTCAAATCACCTACCTTCCCCAAGGATGGACAATTACGGGAGAACTCTATGTCCAAAATTAA
- the trbB gene encoding P-type conjugative transfer ATPase TrbB codes for MDILEDEDLARLLANLEHSLGKVICNALKDPTVGEIMLNPDGKVWIERFGKPMMHEADLTTREGALIISLVASSLELTANRKNTSIAGEFPIGGHRFQGQLPPNTPRPMFSVRKKAERVFTLDEYVAGGIITKEAKTIIEEQVRRKRNILIAGGTGSGKTTLTNAIIHSLSQISPNDRLFLLEDTYELQSQSENTVRLKATKEFPMTSQIEDTLRLRPDRIVVGEIRDEAALGLLEAWNTGHPGGISTLHADSAFDALQRLETLVRRKSISPLSEVIGSAIDTVIYITKANTKSCRKVTEILDIAGFDTCTQKYTKEHLYYEPQQY; via the coding sequence ATGGATATTTTAGAAGATGAAGATCTGGCGAGACTGCTTGCGAACCTTGAGCACAGCTTGGGCAAAGTCATCTGTAATGCCTTAAAAGACCCGACAGTCGGGGAAATTATGTTGAACCCCGACGGCAAAGTCTGGATTGAACGATTCGGCAAACCGATGATGCATGAAGCTGACCTCACCACGAGAGAAGGTGCCCTCATAATCTCACTTGTAGCCAGTTCGCTCGAGCTGACCGCAAACCGTAAGAACACGAGTATTGCGGGAGAATTTCCTATCGGTGGGCATCGCTTTCAAGGGCAGCTGCCTCCGAACACCCCGCGCCCGATGTTCAGCGTTCGAAAAAAGGCAGAACGGGTCTTTACCTTGGACGAGTATGTTGCCGGCGGCATTATCACAAAAGAAGCAAAAACGATCATTGAGGAGCAAGTACGGCGCAAGCGGAACATCTTAATCGCCGGTGGAACAGGGTCAGGAAAAACCACCCTGACCAATGCGATCATCCATTCCCTGAGCCAGATCAGCCCGAACGACAGGCTGTTTTTACTGGAAGATACGTATGAGCTGCAAAGCCAGAGTGAAAATACAGTTCGTCTCAAAGCTACGAAAGAGTTCCCGATGACATCTCAAATTGAAGATACATTGCGCCTCCGTCCGGATCGCATTGTTGTCGGAGAAATACGAGACGAAGCAGCGTTGGGATTACTCGAAGCCTGGAACACGGGACACCCTGGAGGTATTTCAACCCTTCATGCAGATTCCGCGTTTGATGCGCTCCAGCGTCTTGAGACTCTGGTCAGGCGAAAATCAATATCTCCATTGTCTGAAGTCATCGGAAGCGCAATAGACACAGTCATTTACATCACAAAGGCAAACACTAAAAGCTGTCGTAAGGTCACTGAAATTTTGGACATTGCTGGATTTGACACCTGTACACAAAAATACACAAAGGAACACCTCTACTATGAACCACAACAATATTAA
- a CDS encoding hypothetical protein (type IV secretion system ATPase VirB4 family), which translates to MLSLKEYRHKDRSLADMLPYAVLVDNGIVMCKDGALLAGWNFYGQDTASSTPEELAAISSRVSNAFKELGTGWTINVNAQRIPAKNYPQKERSYFPDGVTKAIEAERRNIFENHGGFATKNILTISYRPEATAEKLKKLAYSRNEATLQHNALEKSIIHFKTTIAEVEDALSTVLFLKRLTDTTEESEDGVTSVFSELLTFLKECITTDNSPVALADTPMYLDALLSSADLVGGIAPKIGDNHLGILSLDCLPAKSWPAMLASLDHLPISFRFSTRFILLDQMDALEEITKYRKTWNQLKIKFWDAMFNNPQARVNRDAMIMTEDAEEAATDVQGGIVGSGFYTATIILNDTDPENIEEGLRLLRRTLQPLGFGCRIETVNALEAWFGTHPGNTYANVRRPLINTLNLADFLPLSSIWAGQDTNPCPFYPPESPPLMYCTTDGYTPFRFNLHSGDIGHSLIFGPTGSGKSTLLGIIAAQFRRYPDATVYAFDKGMSMYPLCSATGGTHYEIGGDGSTLAFCPLSKIESNNERSWAEDWLATCCIMQGLTIQPVHRSAIHDAVILLQSKPATLRSLSDFYHAVQDAEVKEAIKHYTIKGAMGRLLDAQTDSLGLSNFTVFEIEELMNLGDKNLIPVLLYVFHQIEKSFNGQPSLLILDEAWIMLGHPVFREKIREWLKVLRKSNCAVVLATQSLSDAASSGILDVLAESCPTKILLPNVTARQDTQRDLYISMGLNTKQLEIVALATPKREYYVMSPEGNRLISLALGRIALAFVGASDKDSITRIRELEATHGEHWPEKWLKER; encoded by the coding sequence ATGCTTTCTCTGAAAGAATACCGCCATAAAGACCGTAGCCTGGCCGACATGCTTCCGTATGCCGTTCTTGTCGATAACGGAATCGTGATGTGCAAAGATGGCGCTCTTCTCGCTGGCTGGAACTTTTACGGACAGGACACTGCATCAAGTACTCCTGAGGAATTAGCCGCTATCAGTTCTCGGGTATCAAATGCTTTTAAGGAATTGGGTACTGGGTGGACAATTAACGTAAACGCCCAGCGTATTCCGGCAAAAAACTATCCACAAAAGGAAAGAAGCTACTTTCCAGATGGCGTTACCAAAGCCATTGAAGCTGAACGAAGAAACATTTTTGAGAACCACGGCGGCTTTGCGACTAAAAACATCCTTACGATTTCTTACCGTCCGGAGGCCACCGCTGAAAAGTTGAAAAAACTCGCCTACAGTCGCAATGAAGCAACTCTGCAACACAATGCACTTGAAAAAAGCATCATCCACTTCAAAACAACCATCGCAGAAGTTGAAGACGCATTGAGCACCGTGCTTTTTTTAAAGCGTCTCACTGACACCACTGAAGAGTCTGAAGATGGTGTTACAAGCGTCTTTTCTGAGCTGCTTACGTTCCTGAAGGAATGCATAACCACGGACAACTCACCCGTGGCGCTTGCTGATACTCCTATGTACCTCGATGCTCTACTTAGTAGCGCTGATCTTGTGGGAGGAATTGCTCCAAAAATTGGTGACAATCATCTAGGAATTCTTTCTTTAGACTGCTTACCTGCGAAAAGTTGGCCGGCAATGCTTGCAAGTCTGGATCATCTTCCTATTTCTTTCCGTTTTTCCACCCGGTTCATATTACTCGACCAAATGGACGCACTGGAAGAGATTACTAAATACCGTAAGACATGGAACCAGCTTAAAATTAAGTTTTGGGATGCTATGTTCAACAATCCACAAGCTCGTGTGAACCGCGACGCGATGATCATGACAGAAGATGCAGAAGAGGCAGCAACAGACGTGCAAGGTGGTATCGTTGGTTCTGGATTTTACACAGCGACAATAATTTTAAACGACACCGATCCCGAAAACATTGAGGAAGGTTTACGATTATTACGCCGCACTCTGCAACCGCTTGGCTTTGGGTGCAGAATTGAAACAGTTAACGCTCTGGAGGCATGGTTCGGAACTCACCCGGGCAACACATATGCTAATGTCCGCCGACCATTAATCAACACTCTGAATCTTGCGGACTTTCTACCTCTGTCTTCAATATGGGCAGGACAAGACACCAATCCGTGTCCTTTTTATCCACCGGAGTCTCCTCCGCTCATGTATTGCACTACGGACGGCTATACTCCATTCCGTTTTAACCTCCATTCTGGTGACATTGGACACTCTCTCATATTCGGACCGACTGGTTCCGGTAAATCTACACTACTCGGAATCATAGCAGCACAGTTCAGGCGCTACCCCGATGCAACTGTCTATGCCTTCGACAAAGGCATGTCCATGTATCCACTTTGTAGCGCTACTGGGGGAACCCATTACGAGATTGGTGGAGACGGATCAACACTCGCGTTCTGCCCTCTCAGCAAAATTGAGTCTAATAATGAAAGAAGCTGGGCAGAAGACTGGCTCGCGACCTGTTGCATTATGCAAGGACTTACAATCCAACCCGTGCATCGAAGCGCAATCCATGATGCGGTAATCCTATTGCAAAGCAAGCCTGCCACACTTCGCTCACTTTCAGATTTCTATCATGCAGTTCAGGACGCCGAAGTAAAAGAAGCAATCAAACACTACACCATCAAAGGAGCAATGGGGCGTCTGCTTGATGCACAAACCGATTCCCTTGGTCTTTCAAATTTCACTGTATTTGAGATCGAAGAACTCATGAATCTTGGAGATAAGAACTTAATTCCAGTTCTTCTGTACGTATTTCACCAGATTGAGAAGTCATTTAATGGCCAACCTTCCCTGCTCATCCTAGATGAAGCCTGGATAATGCTCGGACACCCTGTTTTCAGAGAAAAAATCAGGGAATGGCTCAAGGTTCTGCGTAAATCCAACTGCGCCGTAGTTCTCGCAACACAGTCTCTTTCGGATGCAGCAAGTTCAGGAATCCTTGATGTTCTTGCGGAGTCTTGTCCAACAAAAATCCTATTACCTAACGTAACCGCAAGACAAGACACACAGCGTGACTTGTACATCAGTATGGGATTGAACACGAAACAGCTTGAAATCGTGGCTCTCGCTACTCCTAAACGCGAATATTACGTCATGTCTCCTGAAGGAAACAGACTCATAAGCCTGGCGCTTGGACGAATTGCACTAGCCTTTGTGGGGGCATCCGACAAAGACAGCATCACACGAATTAGAGAATTGGAAGCTACACACGGAGAACATTGGCCAGAAAAGTGGCTGAAGGAACGTTAA
- a CDS encoding TrbC/VirB2 family protein produces the protein MNHNNIKFLFFAAIAVALIHPDIAHASNAISDFNDPFEKVVGTITGPVGRWIAIFAMATSGGMLIWKREDPMGGFKMLLSVVFGISFIAFAANIVDSIFSFTGALI, from the coding sequence ATGAACCACAACAATATTAAATTTCTCTTTTTTGCAGCTATAGCCGTCGCATTAATACATCCGGATATTGCTCATGCTTCAAATGCGATCAGCGACTTCAATGATCCCTTTGAAAAAGTCGTGGGAACAATCACCGGCCCTGTAGGACGCTGGATAGCCATCTTCGCAATGGCAACATCTGGCGGGATGCTCATATGGAAACGTGAAGATCCAATGGGCGGTTTCAAAATGCTTCTCAGCGTTGTCTTCGGGATTTCATTTATCGCCTTCGCTGCGAACATCGTCGATTCAATCTTCTCCTTTACGGGAGCACTCATCTAA
- a CDS encoding VirB8/TrbF family protein — protein MSTSPYLKGREEWLERYGNYIKRARNWQVATFLALCIAILSITGNVIQATQYKVVPYVIEVDKIGNAVGVKPAAEASTIPKAVIQANIAECIVNWRTVTADLSLQERMIKKFSAFVTGSAKGTVGGWYQKHNPYERGRDVLVDVRIKGIPLPVSKESWRIEWEETVRNHSGVALETASYEATVSIRQSPPTTEAQIMRNPGGVHITALSWSKLLSS, from the coding sequence ATGTCTACCTCACCATACTTAAAAGGCCGTGAAGAATGGCTTGAACGATACGGAAACTACATCAAACGTGCGCGCAACTGGCAGGTCGCAACGTTTTTGGCACTTTGCATTGCGATTCTCTCTATTACTGGAAACGTCATTCAAGCAACGCAATACAAAGTTGTGCCATACGTTATTGAAGTAGATAAAATAGGCAACGCTGTTGGAGTAAAACCGGCTGCTGAAGCTTCTACAATTCCAAAAGCAGTTATTCAGGCAAACATTGCAGAATGCATTGTAAACTGGCGCACCGTCACTGCGGATCTAAGTTTGCAGGAACGCATGATCAAGAAGTTTTCTGCATTCGTGACCGGCTCGGCAAAAGGAACGGTCGGCGGCTGGTACCAGAAACATAATCCTTACGAACGAGGTCGCGACGTCCTTGTTGATGTCCGAATTAAAGGCATTCCGCTTCCCGTCAGCAAGGAAAGCTGGCGTATTGAATGGGAAGAAACCGTCCGTAACCACTCTGGAGTTGCTTTAGAGACTGCCTCGTATGAAGCAACCGTCAGTATTCGCCAGAGTCCCCCTACCACTGAAGCTCAAATCATGCGTAACCCCGGAGGGGTGCACATTACTGCTCTGTCCTGGAGCAAACTTCTTAGCTCGTAA
- the trbJ gene encoding P-type conjugative transfer protein TrbJ gives MEQLTTAWKQYGEDVQQTAQQVRMVQQNIEQYANMVQNTVTLPVDTMNRMVGDFNRLSGYVERVSARTGEINGMKDLYNAFYAKQSALRGLVNTAEGTKNYSTMWDRWSGEVDRAAEATFKMTGTQLADLRNNGELETHIRSLLSTPKGRMEAIQAGNKLAAIQIKEAQETRALMATYLQQEMARTQKKEKVEQVQEEARRSLFHPNPDSYFTAPDKPVTSNNF, from the coding sequence ATGGAACAGTTGACAACGGCTTGGAAACAATACGGTGAAGATGTGCAGCAGACAGCGCAGCAAGTGCGAATGGTGCAACAGAACATCGAACAGTACGCCAACATGGTTCAAAACACAGTGACACTACCGGTTGATACCATGAACAGAATGGTTGGAGATTTTAACAGGCTGTCTGGCTATGTGGAGAGAGTTTCCGCTCGAACAGGCGAAATTAACGGAATGAAAGACCTCTACAACGCCTTCTACGCCAAACAATCAGCATTGAGAGGTTTGGTTAATACGGCTGAAGGTACAAAAAATTATTCAACCATGTGGGATCGCTGGTCTGGTGAAGTTGATCGTGCAGCTGAAGCAACTTTTAAAATGACTGGAACCCAGCTCGCGGATCTACGTAACAACGGTGAGCTGGAAACGCATATTAGAAGCCTTCTTTCAACTCCAAAAGGAAGAATGGAAGCAATACAGGCAGGAAACAAACTTGCAGCCATCCAAATAAAAGAAGCTCAGGAAACCCGAGCTCTTATGGCTACATATTTGCAGCAAGAAATGGCTAGAACACAGAAAAAAGAAAAGGTCGAGCAAGTTCAGGAAGAGGCAAGGCGTAGCTTATTTCATCCAAATCCTGATTCTTACTTCACTGCACCGGACAAACCAGTCACATCCAACAACTTTTAA
- the trbD gene encoding conjugal transfer protein TrbD yields MRVIPVHQSLHRHTLVLGAERDLVMTSGLLSFLIGIGGFTLPSAMVGIGLWIVSVFVLRQMAKADPQMSVVWRRHIDKQDFYEAKGTPWQHNVWKG; encoded by the coding sequence ATGCGTGTAATCCCAGTCCATCAATCCCTACACCGCCACACGTTGGTATTAGGTGCAGAGCGTGACCTCGTCATGACTTCAGGATTACTTTCATTTCTTATCGGCATTGGTGGGTTCACCCTGCCCTCTGCAATGGTGGGCATAGGATTGTGGATCGTTTCAGTCTTTGTTTTACGCCAAATGGCAAAAGCAGACCCTCAAATGTCTGTGGTCTGGCGTAGGCACATCGACAAACAAGATTTCTATGAAGCTAAAGGGACACCTTGGCAGCACAATGTTTGGAAGGGGTAA
- a CDS encoding TcpQ domain-containing protein: protein MISPSLRRMTLLLIALALLSGCAAKTQRPVMESWQAYNGMSDVPEELMAPLAELTAQKVADRYPPGRTTIGLHYRNTDEFGSMFESALREKGFSIDSTEEPEIDVLQCSYLMDSIASPDTKTRPSYLRLKFSDGYSIGHIYTYSPETGFIEKGVATSTEALFTFVSSQSATMEPSEKIGDYTWQIKPGSLKKQLAAWARAANYQLVWKAAHDFEMQAEATFKGSFYGAVKRLFTRMNRSGNSLRVTLYQQNSVLEVRED, encoded by the coding sequence ATGATCTCCCCATCACTACGCCGCATGACCTTGCTTCTCATAGCACTCGCTCTGCTTTCAGGTTGCGCAGCAAAAACACAAAGGCCCGTCATGGAATCATGGCAAGCCTACAACGGCATGTCTGATGTTCCTGAAGAACTTATGGCACCACTGGCAGAACTGACAGCTCAAAAAGTTGCTGACAGATATCCTCCAGGGAGAACAACCATTGGACTCCACTACCGGAATACGGACGAATTCGGTTCCATGTTTGAATCAGCCCTACGTGAAAAAGGGTTCTCTATCGACTCCACTGAAGAACCTGAAATAGACGTGCTTCAATGCTCTTACCTCATGGACAGCATTGCTTCTCCGGACACGAAAACGCGTCCAAGCTACCTGCGATTAAAATTTTCAGATGGTTACAGCATTGGCCATATTTACACTTACAGCCCAGAAACAGGGTTCATAGAAAAAGGCGTGGCAACAAGTACTGAAGCTCTTTTCACCTTTGTCAGCTCCCAAAGCGCTACAATGGAACCAAGCGAAAAGATCGGTGACTACACATGGCAAATCAAGCCTGGAAGCCTAAAGAAGCAGCTCGCAGCATGGGCGCGTGCTGCCAATTATCAACTCGTATGGAAGGCCGCACACGACTTTGAAATGCAGGCCGAGGCTACCTTCAAAGGCAGCTTCTACGGCGCTGTAAAACGTCTCTTTACCCGCATGAACAGGAGCGGAAATTCCCTTCGCGTCACTCTCTATCAGCAAAACTCCGTACTCGAAGTACGGGAGGACTAA
- the trbG gene encoding P-type conjugative transfer protein TrbG, with protein MNLWNPYILGGLLSLYLISGFTPPVMAEQIPLDSPANKALQAKKQLPAAQQNSTGLLNRIFTDGRTAPSATQPDRSQYGYTASTEINEADIYNTPLPEYLSPVNVPLNGKEKKAVKLSKKWINNDVTPFLSNGGKLMYVFGSTLPTIICSPLMGSDLELQAGESVKDVLLGDTARWRWQTTSSGEAGREKTHIIFKPTDTGLVTTAVIPTNRRVYHIKLVSNRKNYTPYVGFEYPEDQRRLLQQQFAQQAKKKTWKTAPTTAGTAVDLSTLDFGYDVTGKANWKPLQVYNDGTRTIIRLPQEAAQSDLPVLLVEKAGQEALVNYRVRTKGKHTSLIVDEIFEEAMLIAGVGSHQQKIKIRKQEEE; from the coding sequence ATGAATCTGTGGAACCCCTACATTTTAGGGGGGTTGCTCTCGCTTTACCTAATTTCAGGATTTACGCCTCCTGTAATGGCAGAACAAATCCCTCTGGATAGCCCGGCAAACAAGGCTTTACAGGCAAAAAAGCAATTGCCGGCTGCACAACAAAACTCAACTGGACTGCTGAACAGAATCTTTACTGATGGCCGCACAGCTCCATCCGCAACACAGCCGGACAGGAGCCAATATGGCTACACAGCCAGCACTGAAATCAATGAAGCAGATATCTACAATACGCCGCTTCCTGAATACCTCAGTCCGGTGAATGTGCCGTTGAATGGCAAGGAAAAGAAGGCGGTGAAGCTGTCCAAAAAGTGGATCAACAACGATGTCACTCCATTTTTAAGCAATGGAGGGAAGCTGATGTACGTATTCGGCTCCACCCTGCCTACAATTATCTGCTCTCCTCTTATGGGGTCAGACTTAGAACTTCAGGCCGGAGAGTCAGTCAAAGACGTGTTGTTAGGCGACACAGCCCGTTGGCGCTGGCAAACAACAAGCTCCGGAGAAGCTGGCAGAGAAAAAACTCACATCATTTTTAAACCGACAGATACCGGCCTGGTAACGACCGCTGTCATTCCGACAAACAGGCGCGTTTACCACATCAAACTGGTCTCAAACCGGAAGAACTACACGCCGTATGTCGGCTTTGAGTATCCAGAGGATCAGCGCCGACTCTTGCAGCAGCAGTTTGCACAGCAGGCCAAGAAGAAAACATGGAAAACTGCGCCGACAACTGCCGGCACTGCCGTTGATCTTTCAACACTCGACTTTGGCTATGACGTGACAGGCAAAGCCAACTGGAAGCCGCTTCAAGTCTACAACGATGGGACCCGTACAATAATTCGGCTCCCACAAGAAGCTGCTCAAAGCGACCTTCCTGTTTTGCTTGTAGAAAAGGCCGGTCAGGAAGCGCTGGTGAACTACCGAGTCCGGACAAAGGGCAAACACACCAGTCTGATCGTAGATGAAATATTTGAAGAAGCCATGCTCATCGCCGGAGTCGGCTCCCATCAACAGAAAATTAAAATTCGCAAGCAGGAGGAAGAATGA
- the trbL gene encoding P-type conjugative transfer protein TrbL codes for MKNFTINHAALIAFTICLFHPKVTFAAQQNAHVLSEIAFQFQQKASAWQPVIESHALSLFRILLIGSVAWMGITAAIKQEEFKNVLGNFIRLIFFACLMLAVLRYYTQWANLLISGLSDIATELNAPPADPSSVFIVGMKLIFKVLDRISVMKPVDSLGLLICALAIAITFALIAAQMLLVKCESYIVLSAGTILLGFGGAEQTRSYATNFLRYSLGVAAKLFVMQLLISLGTSFINEFGSAAIQLQDLFILIGASIVLLALTMSIPDIVSGIINGSHVSTGQAITSAASTVAMGTMATMGAMKAGGFNAFDGAQATRAAAGMANADGASGLGKAGHMAKNLGSAALSTRGQGRIQNIRSAIQGKSELQDLMNSGEAPSAPPMEDKPYQSPAVDLTKGKES; via the coding sequence ATGAAAAATTTTACCATTAACCATGCAGCATTGATAGCATTTACTATATGCTTATTCCATCCAAAAGTCACCTTTGCGGCACAACAAAATGCGCATGTCCTTTCTGAAATAGCCTTTCAGTTCCAACAAAAAGCCTCTGCATGGCAACCCGTTATCGAATCTCACGCTTTATCTCTCTTTCGCATTTTACTCATCGGTAGCGTTGCTTGGATGGGAATCACAGCAGCGATTAAGCAAGAAGAGTTTAAAAATGTTTTAGGAAACTTTATCCGTTTAATTTTTTTCGCTTGTTTAATGCTTGCTGTTTTACGGTATTATACCCAATGGGCTAACCTTTTAATCTCTGGGCTTTCAGACATTGCAACCGAACTTAACGCTCCTCCAGCTGACCCTAGCAGTGTCTTTATTGTAGGCATGAAACTCATCTTCAAAGTGTTAGATAGAATCAGTGTAATGAAACCTGTCGACAGTTTAGGACTATTAATTTGCGCTCTAGCTATTGCAATTACATTTGCCCTAATTGCAGCTCAAATGCTTCTTGTTAAATGCGAAAGCTACATTGTCTTAAGTGCCGGTACAATTTTACTTGGATTTGGCGGCGCAGAACAAACACGAAGCTATGCAACAAACTTTTTAAGGTATTCTCTTGGAGTCGCAGCAAAACTTTTTGTCATGCAGCTGCTTATTAGCTTAGGCACTTCATTCATCAATGAGTTTGGCAGTGCTGCTATTCAACTTCAAGACCTCTTCATTTTGATCGGGGCCTCAATCGTTCTCTTAGCACTTACTATGAGCATCCCTGACATCGTCTCAGGAATTATCAACGGTTCCCACGTTTCTACAGGACAAGCAATTACATCCGCTGCTTCTACCGTGGCCATGGGAACTATGGCTACGATGGGGGCGATGAAAGCTGGTGGATTCAATGCCTTTGATGGAGCTCAAGCAACAAGAGCTGCGGCTGGAATGGCGAATGCTGACGGTGCGAGTGGGCTCGGTAAAGCTGGGCATATGGCAAAAAATCTTGGTTCGGCAGCTCTCTCCACTCGTGGGCAAGGACGTATACAAAATATCCGTTCAGCTATTCAAGGAAAAAGCGAATTGCAAGACCTTATGAACAGCGGAGAAGCTCCGTCTGCCCCACCTATGGAAGATAAACCATATCAAAGTCCTGCTGTCGACTTAACAAAGGGAAAGGAGAGTTAA